The Blautia hydrogenotrophica DSM 10507 genome window below encodes:
- a CDS encoding glycosyltransferase family 2 protein, producing MEKPTVDIIIPTYKPGKVFEELLNRLERQTYPISGILVMNTQEEFWNKDWEKRYPKLRVHHIEKKEFDHGGTRARAAEDCKSDYMIYMTQDAMPADSKLVEEILRPLIEEKAQVSYARQLPAKNCHLIERFTRQFNYPEQPLTKGIEDLPRLGIKTYFCSNVCAAYDRRIYEKMGGFEKSAIFNEDMYYAAALVKKGYRIAYCADARVIHSHNYSCGQQFHRNFDMGVSQACRPDIFQGVSSEGEGIALVKKTAKFLIKERKPWLLAELFFQSAFKYAGYFLGKRYRCFPMWFIKFCTMNRSYWEQKEEN from the coding sequence ATGGAGAAACCTACAGTAGATATTATCATTCCCACCTACAAACCAGGAAAAGTATTTGAAGAGCTTTTAAACCGATTGGAGAGACAGACATATCCGATCTCCGGGATTTTGGTAATGAACACCCAGGAGGAATTTTGGAATAAGGACTGGGAGAAGAGATACCCGAAGCTTCGAGTGCACCATATTGAGAAGAAGGAGTTTGATCATGGAGGGACGAGAGCACGGGCTGCCGAGGATTGCAAAAGCGACTATATGATTTATATGACTCAGGATGCTATGCCGGCAGATTCTAAGCTGGTGGAGGAGATTTTGCGGCCATTGATTGAGGAGAAGGCCCAAGTGTCCTATGCCAGGCAGCTTCCGGCAAAGAATTGCCATCTGATAGAGCGTTTTACGAGACAGTTCAATTATCCTGAACAGCCCCTGACGAAGGGGATAGAAGATCTGCCCCGGCTGGGCATTAAGACTTATTTCTGTTCTAATGTGTGCGCAGCCTATGACCGGAGGATTTATGAGAAGATGGGCGGTTTTGAGAAATCGGCGATTTTCAATGAAGATATGTACTATGCGGCAGCACTGGTGAAGAAGGGATATCGGATTGCTTACTGCGCAGACGCGAGAGTGATACACTCCCATAACTACAGCTGTGGGCAGCAGTTTCACAGGAATTTTGATATGGGGGTGTCTCAGGCATGCAGACCGGATATTTTTCAGGGAGTATCTTCTGAGGGAGAGGGGATTGCTCTGGTGAAGAAGACCGCGAAGTTTTTGATAAAGGAGAGAAAGCCGTGGCTTCTCGCGGAGCTGTTTTTTCAGAGTGCATTTAAATATGCTGGATATTTTTTGGGAAAACGCTATCGCTGTTTTCCTATGTGGTTCATAAAATTTTGCACTATGAACAGATCTTACTGGGAGCAAAAAGAAGAGAACTGA